Proteins co-encoded in one Corynebacterium tuberculostearicum genomic window:
- a CDS encoding metallopeptidase family protein — protein sequence MVEVSEERFDEMVNEALDQVPEEFVRRMRNLVILVEDENPDNPMLLGLYEGVALPHRTFDHTGFLPDAIFIYRNTLQRWASSEEDLAEQVKVTVFHELGHYFGLEEEELHRLGWG from the coding sequence ATGGTAGAGGTATCGGAAGAGCGCTTCGATGAAATGGTCAACGAGGCGCTCGATCAAGTACCCGAGGAATTCGTGCGCCGCATGCGCAACCTCGTCATCTTGGTAGAAGATGAAAACCCAGATAACCCCATGCTGTTGGGGCTCTACGAGGGCGTAGCACTGCCCCACCGGACCTTCGACCATACTGGCTTCCTGCCCGATGCCATCTTCATTTACCGAAACACCCTACAGCGTTGGGCAAGCAGTGAAGAAGACCTAGCAGAACAGGTCAAAGTCACCGTATTTCACGAACTAGGCCATTACTTTGGCCTTGAGGAAGAAGAGCTCCACCGCCTGGGCTGGGGCTAG
- a CDS encoding amidase yields the protein MDFSIEQLRADLHGLTPEKHGFTYLDMDRKSSGHGRLSGWVLSAKDLCDVRGMPTTLGNIDRTYHPERSDAFVEALEEQGALIIGKSSTPEMGLRVDTEPVGLPHPDNPLYPGCTPGGSSGGAAVQVARGLLRAAHASDGGGSIRVPAAACGVVGFKPAGKELGVQGFITRTVADNAFLHGHRMITPRARIGLLVEPLFCDANVDAHHLRATREAAQRLQAAGFTVVPISPYPQARATFAHFRTTFTSRLAGLNPAAGYAEWIAQQGRRVSSAELAAARAHVRQLPGLLAQEWGVDAILTPMLTTDPPRIGSFLSLPHAENFAAQTRWSPWGSLFNMARLPAISVPWAVPNHPPVGVHLGGITLSDAALLGLAHILHP from the coding sequence ATGGACTTTTCCATAGAACAACTCCGCGCGGATCTGCACGGCCTTACCCCAGAGAAACACGGTTTTACCTACTTGGATATGGACCGGAAGTCCTCCGGCCACGGCCGACTTAGCGGCTGGGTCCTCTCTGCCAAGGATCTCTGCGATGTTCGCGGCATGCCCACGACCTTGGGAAACATTGATCGCACCTACCATCCCGAGCGCAGCGATGCCTTCGTAGAGGCCTTAGAAGAGCAAGGTGCGCTGATCATCGGTAAGTCCTCCACTCCAGAGATGGGCTTGCGCGTGGATACGGAACCGGTAGGCCTGCCCCACCCCGATAATCCCCTCTACCCCGGCTGCACCCCGGGTGGTTCCTCGGGCGGTGCAGCGGTGCAGGTCGCGCGGGGTTTGCTGCGCGCGGCGCACGCCAGCGACGGTGGCGGATCCATCCGCGTACCGGCCGCTGCCTGCGGTGTGGTGGGCTTTAAACCGGCAGGAAAAGAACTGGGTGTGCAGGGCTTTATCACCCGGACCGTCGCCGATAATGCCTTTCTGCATGGCCACCGCATGATCACCCCGCGCGCCCGCATCGGCCTGCTGGTAGAGCCGCTGTTTTGTGATGCCAACGTCGATGCCCACCATCTGCGCGCCACCCGCGAGGCCGCCCAGCGCTTACAGGCAGCCGGCTTCACCGTGGTGCCCATTTCCCCGTATCCGCAGGCCCGGGCCACCTTTGCGCATTTCCGCACGACCTTTACCTCCCGCTTAGCGGGGCTCAACCCGGCGGCAGGCTACGCCGAGTGGATTGCTCAGCAGGGCCGGCGCGTTAGCTCCGCTGAGCTGGCCGCGGCGCGGGCGCATGTCCGGCAGCTCCCCGGCTTGCTGGCCCAGGAATGGGGCGTCGATGCCATCCTCACCCCAATGCTGACCACGGACCCGCCGCGTATTGGTTCTTTCCTGTCCCTGCCCCATGCGGAGAATTTCGCAGCCCAGACCCGGTGGTCGCCGTGGGGTTCCCTGTTCAACATGGCCCGTCTGCCAGCCATTTCCGTACCGTGGGCCGTACCCAATCACCCGCCGGTGGGCGTACACCTGGGAGGCATTACGCTTTCCGACGCCGCCCTCCTCGGCCTCGCCCATATCCTGCACCCATGA
- the pheA gene encoding prephenate dehydratase: protein MTTTIAFLGPAGTFTEAAVHKFVAHLPEVETLPVGSPSEAVAAVRAGQADYACVAIENSVDGAVTTTFDALVEAEPVQIYREVDIPVAFSIMTRPGKGDIRRLSTHPVAFQQIRGWVKNNLPEVEFVPASSNAAAAEAVARGDADAAAAPARAAEIFGLETIAQGVADVEGAATRFVLVGRPARPTARTGQDRTSVIFTLPNEPGSLVGALQDLAHRGVDLSRIESRPTRETFGTYRFYVDLIGHIEDQPVAEALRALWLRTEVLLFLGSWPAATPAGKPPRDLTAADDWVARARRGQ, encoded by the coding sequence ATGACTACCACCATCGCCTTCCTTGGACCGGCCGGAACTTTTACGGAAGCAGCCGTGCACAAGTTTGTTGCGCACCTGCCGGAGGTCGAGACCCTGCCGGTTGGCTCTCCCTCGGAAGCGGTGGCTGCCGTGCGTGCCGGGCAGGCAGACTATGCCTGCGTAGCCATTGAAAATTCCGTTGATGGCGCTGTGACCACCACCTTTGATGCGCTCGTTGAAGCAGAACCGGTGCAGATTTACCGCGAGGTGGATATCCCTGTGGCCTTTAGCATCATGACTCGGCCAGGGAAGGGTGATATTCGGCGGCTGAGCACCCACCCGGTGGCGTTCCAGCAAATCCGCGGATGGGTGAAAAATAACTTGCCGGAGGTAGAGTTTGTGCCGGCCAGCTCCAATGCCGCCGCGGCCGAGGCCGTAGCCCGTGGAGACGCTGATGCCGCTGCGGCACCAGCACGTGCCGCCGAGATCTTCGGCTTGGAGACTATCGCCCAAGGCGTGGCGGACGTCGAGGGCGCTGCAACGCGCTTCGTTTTGGTGGGAAGGCCCGCAAGGCCCACCGCGCGTACCGGCCAGGACCGCACGAGCGTTATTTTTACCCTGCCTAATGAGCCGGGCAGCCTGGTGGGGGCATTGCAGGACCTTGCGCACCGCGGCGTGGATCTATCTCGGATCGAATCCCGGCCCACGCGTGAGACATTTGGCACGTACCGCTTTTATGTGGATCTTATCGGGCACATTGAGGATCAACCGGTGGCGGAGGCGCTGCGTGCGCTGTGGCTGCGGACAGAGGTTTTGCTGTTCCTCGGCTCTTGGCCGGCGGCAACGCCTGCGGGCAAGCCGCCGCGCGATCTCACCGCGGCGGATGATTGGGTAGCGCGGGCGCGCAGGGGCCAATAA
- a CDS encoding CPBP family intramembrane glutamic endopeptidase, translating into MTKSLRAELLIVLTLTFGISGVRAVLNLINSLAAPQRLDEQSVTLNSSQSSLAWVDMGLQLCSAAVLFSYGALALFLLAKDRIMPRAHRARDWLEGAGLAALIGIPGLALYFAALQLGWSKEVIPGDFANAWVEIPVSLLKAAANAFAEETVVVMWLMTRLRQAHWSLPATLAASSILRGSYHLYQGVSAGCGNIIMGLIYGYYYHRTGRVWPLVIAHCLIDAVAFVGYSFL; encoded by the coding sequence ATGACCAAGTCTTTACGTGCCGAGCTGCTCATCGTCCTCACCCTCACCTTTGGCATTTCCGGGGTGCGGGCGGTGTTGAACCTCATCAATTCCCTGGCCGCACCGCAGCGGCTCGACGAGCAATCGGTCACGCTCAATTCCAGCCAGTCCTCCCTTGCTTGGGTGGATATGGGCCTGCAGCTGTGCTCCGCCGCTGTTCTCTTTTCCTATGGAGCCTTAGCGCTTTTCCTGCTGGCCAAGGACCGCATAATGCCCCGTGCCCACCGCGCCCGCGACTGGCTAGAAGGCGCAGGGCTTGCCGCCCTCATTGGCATCCCGGGGCTCGCCCTGTATTTCGCGGCACTGCAATTGGGGTGGAGCAAGGAAGTCATCCCGGGCGACTTCGCCAATGCCTGGGTGGAAATCCCCGTTTCCCTCCTCAAGGCCGCTGCCAACGCCTTCGCGGAGGAAACCGTGGTGGTGATGTGGCTTATGACGCGCTTGCGCCAGGCCCACTGGTCGCTGCCAGCCACGCTGGCCGCAAGCTCCATTCTTCGCGGTTCTTACCACCTCTACCAGGGTGTTTCCGCTGGATGTGGCAATATCATCATGGGGTTAATCTACGGCTATTACTACCACCGCACGGGGCGGGTATGGCCTTTGGTCATAGCGCATTGTCTTATCGACGCCGTCGCTTTCGTGGGTTATTCCTTCCTGTGA
- a CDS encoding septum formation family protein: protein MKKSPAWRSAVAVQIVLIAAIAAAVFMGIYGVISSHKSGGDETTAAQQHDGGDNSETAAAKPEPFTAADASACLTWDIAQDGSATGFKEVPCSEPHRFEVSKTEDLSVYPTSEFGPDATRPALTRQHQLRDELCESATVSYLHGKWDPNGKYDVASILPPQSAWDRGDRTLLCGLQTTDDHGVPQLNTGNVEASEQANLSKPDECLAIDDKQVPHVVDCAKPHQMETVSVIDVGKQFPEGYPDGKDMDKFLSETCTAATEDYLGGEEQLYQSTLQPFWGSITEASWNGGTKSVNCSLVHARAGGGFSTITGSATGGRQALSIDGKPPEERPERNPLREDKDDKPAPESAAPAPAPAP, encoded by the coding sequence ATGAAGAAATCACCTGCGTGGCGTTCCGCTGTGGCCGTCCAGATTGTCTTGATTGCGGCAATCGCGGCGGCCGTTTTCATGGGCATCTACGGCGTTATCAGCTCCCACAAATCGGGCGGCGATGAAACCACCGCCGCCCAGCAGCACGATGGCGGAGATAACTCTGAGACCGCCGCCGCTAAGCCAGAGCCATTCACGGCCGCGGACGCCAGCGCCTGCTTGACGTGGGACATCGCGCAGGATGGCTCCGCCACCGGGTTTAAGGAGGTGCCTTGTTCCGAACCGCATCGCTTCGAGGTCTCCAAAACCGAAGACCTAAGCGTGTATCCCACCAGCGAGTTCGGCCCCGACGCCACCCGCCCTGCGCTCACCCGCCAGCACCAACTGCGCGATGAGCTATGCGAATCCGCTACCGTGAGCTACTTGCACGGCAAGTGGGATCCGAACGGCAAGTACGATGTAGCGTCCATTCTTCCGCCGCAGTCCGCCTGGGATCGCGGCGACCGCACCCTGCTCTGTGGCTTGCAAACCACCGATGATCACGGCGTGCCGCAGCTTAATACCGGCAACGTGGAAGCCTCCGAGCAGGCCAATCTCTCTAAGCCAGACGAGTGCTTAGCTATTGATGATAAGCAAGTTCCGCACGTCGTTGACTGCGCTAAGCCGCACCAGATGGAAACCGTATCCGTCATCGATGTGGGCAAGCAGTTCCCTGAGGGCTACCCGGATGGCAAGGATATGGACAAGTTCCTCTCCGAAACTTGTACCGCCGCCACTGAGGACTACCTTGGCGGTGAAGAACAGCTCTACCAATCCACGCTGCAACCATTCTGGGGTTCAATCACCGAGGCCTCTTGGAATGGGGGCACCAAATCCGTCAACTGCTCCCTTGTCCACGCCCGCGCAGGCGGCGGTTTCTCTACCATTACCGGTTCCGCTACCGGCGGCCGCCAGGCGCTAAGTATCGATGGCAAGCCGCCAGAGGAGCGCCCCGAGCGAAATCCGCTGCGCGAGGACAAGGATGATAAGCCGGCACCCGAGTCCGCGGCCCCCGCGCCAGCCCCAGCACCCTAA
- a CDS encoding DUF5926 family protein codes for MAKKKKNKEQLPEGMSRRQAKLAARAKERAALEKDPRPYGGLAAEASLVALQEFVPSAFAKLDVKGCDKNVYVATVLPGASAALIRDTEFGGDAFVGLQVQSHTHNPGRDLAFALNWVKNNEPGATLESTAADGTEPKLEELIDASATLDVQVHQDFEWWIPEGAQVTPQIAQSLRAANDSVIESHQVGEDITGAAFWANAGGGKAHIRWVRPTDGESAFLNALARVAARGELNLGEDTKFAGVFRTHGLIAPVFDLDPEVDHTSYEDHLTRVDKALEEEISNDAQLSADERKQLENIKSRQVTLR; via the coding sequence ATGGCCAAGAAGAAAAAGAACAAGGAACAGCTGCCGGAGGGCATGTCCCGTCGTCAGGCAAAGCTCGCTGCCCGTGCCAAGGAGCGCGCCGCCCTGGAAAAGGACCCCCGCCCCTATGGCGGGCTTGCTGCCGAGGCATCCCTGGTTGCTCTGCAGGAGTTCGTGCCCTCCGCTTTTGCCAAGCTGGATGTCAAAGGCTGCGATAAGAACGTGTATGTAGCCACCGTCCTGCCGGGCGCTTCTGCAGCACTGATTCGTGATACCGAATTTGGCGGCGATGCTTTTGTGGGCCTGCAGGTACAGTCCCACACCCATAACCCCGGCCGCGACTTGGCTTTCGCCCTGAACTGGGTAAAGAATAATGAGCCGGGCGCTACCCTGGAATCCACCGCGGCTGATGGTACGGAGCCGAAGCTGGAGGAGCTTATTGATGCCTCCGCGACCCTCGACGTGCAGGTCCACCAAGACTTCGAGTGGTGGATTCCGGAAGGCGCACAGGTTACCCCGCAAATTGCGCAGTCACTGCGTGCAGCCAATGATTCCGTCATCGAGTCCCACCAAGTGGGCGAGGACATCACCGGTGCGGCCTTTTGGGCTAATGCCGGTGGCGGTAAGGCCCACATCCGCTGGGTCCGCCCGACCGACGGTGAGTCCGCATTCCTCAATGCCTTGGCTCGCGTTGCTGCCCGCGGCGAGCTGAACCTTGGAGAGGACACCAAGTTTGCCGGTGTCTTCCGCACCCACGGTCTCATCGCCCCGGTATTCGACTTGGATCCAGAGGTTGACCACACCTCCTATGAGGACCACCTCACCCGTGTGGACAAGGCTTTGGAGGAAGAAATCTCCAATGACGCCCAGCTAAGCGCGGACGAGCGCAAGCAGCTAGAGAACATCAAGTCCCGCCAGGTGACCCTGCGCTAA
- a CDS encoding histidine phosphatase family protein — translation MPGRIILLRHGQTYSNISRYLDTRPPGAELTERGRDQATDVGRELAQLVGEREVEFKCSVALRAQQTAMLAARAFEQERGMPEFSQRVDVITDVHEIFAGDWEMDGSEDAHRSHMVAMRGWCDGEPDAGMEGGETLDDVLARYQPVLEGIAERLADGHDVILVSHGAAIRVVTKHATGVDADFAYTGYLPNCRFMVMEPRGKDFGQWTLTRWADTEL, via the coding sequence ATGCCCGGAAGAATCATCCTGCTGCGCCACGGCCAGACCTATTCCAATATTTCCCGCTACCTTGATACACGGCCGCCTGGGGCTGAGCTCACCGAGCGCGGGCGCGACCAAGCTACGGATGTAGGCCGAGAGCTGGCGCAATTGGTAGGAGAACGGGAGGTGGAGTTTAAGTGCTCCGTGGCATTGCGTGCGCAACAGACCGCAATGCTGGCCGCGCGCGCCTTCGAGCAGGAACGCGGCATGCCAGAGTTCTCCCAGCGCGTTGACGTGATCACCGACGTGCACGAGATTTTTGCCGGCGACTGGGAGATGGACGGCAGCGAGGACGCCCACCGTTCGCACATGGTGGCCATGCGCGGCTGGTGCGACGGCGAGCCGGATGCCGGGATGGAAGGCGGCGAGACCCTAGATGATGTGTTGGCACGCTACCAGCCGGTTCTGGAAGGTATTGCGGAGCGGCTTGCCGACGGCCACGATGTCATCCTTGTCAGCCACGGCGCGGCCATCCGAGTGGTGACCAAGCATGCCACGGGGGTTGACGCCGACTTTGCCTATACCGGATATCTGCCCAATTGCCGATTTATGGTGATGGAACCGCGCGGCAAAGACTTTGGGCAGTGGACCTTGACCCGCTGGGCGGATACCGAACTCTAG
- a CDS encoding LCP family protein, with protein MTESGRDPHREARRAGDDSPTEFVLGADGRPLKDRYGRPIRRRSSARPAPRRVEPEQQSFRAPQPQQQPPRRRTPPPTPSRYPSQYRAQQRPPRRTTPRPAPRQRPHSRRKKVNPARRALGCVGLALVVLLVFNLVFMFWADARLTRIEALPEEQVANTAGTNWLLVGSDSRQGLSEDQQAELGTGGDVGEGRTDTIMLLHIPRTGKAKLVSIPRDSYVEVPGFGMDKINAAFTYGGPQLLAQTLEGTTGLHIDHYAEIGMGGLANVVDSVGGVDVCVKEPINDPLAGIDLQDGCQQLKGRDALGYVRTRATAMGDLDRVQRQREFFSALLDKVASPATLINPFRAFSLINHTASSFIVGEGDHVWHLARVALAMGSGVETETVPIGGFQDTEVGNVVLWDDEAASGLWDSLK; from the coding sequence ATGACTGAATCAGGACGAGATCCGCATAGGGAGGCCCGCCGCGCCGGCGACGACTCCCCCACTGAATTCGTCCTTGGGGCCGATGGACGTCCCCTCAAGGATCGATATGGCCGCCCCATTCGACGCCGTTCCTCCGCCCGCCCGGCGCCGCGGCGCGTGGAACCCGAGCAACAATCCTTCCGCGCTCCGCAGCCACAGCAACAGCCCCCGCGCCGCCGCACCCCACCGCCAACGCCGAGCCGCTACCCCAGCCAGTACCGCGCGCAGCAACGCCCGCCTCGTCGCACCACGCCGCGCCCCGCACCCCGGCAGCGCCCGCACAGCCGGCGCAAAAAGGTCAATCCGGCCAGGCGCGCCCTCGGGTGCGTTGGCTTGGCGCTCGTCGTCCTGCTGGTATTCAACCTCGTCTTCATGTTCTGGGCCGATGCCCGACTCACCCGTATCGAGGCCCTGCCAGAGGAACAAGTGGCAAATACCGCCGGCACCAACTGGCTGCTCGTAGGTTCTGACTCCCGCCAGGGCCTGAGCGAGGACCAGCAAGCAGAATTAGGTACCGGTGGTGACGTGGGCGAGGGACGCACCGATACCATCATGTTGCTGCACATTCCGCGCACCGGCAAGGCCAAGCTGGTCTCCATCCCGCGTGATAGCTACGTGGAAGTCCCTGGATTCGGCATGGATAAGATCAATGCCGCTTTCACCTACGGCGGACCACAGCTGCTCGCCCAAACCCTTGAGGGCACGACCGGTCTGCACATCGACCACTATGCGGAAATTGGCATGGGCGGTCTGGCCAACGTGGTCGATTCCGTCGGCGGCGTTGACGTGTGCGTGAAGGAACCCATCAATGATCCGTTGGCCGGCATCGACCTCCAAGATGGCTGCCAACAGCTCAAGGGGCGCGATGCCCTCGGTTACGTGCGCACCCGCGCCACCGCCATGGGTGACCTCGACCGCGTGCAGCGACAGCGCGAATTCTTCTCCGCCCTATTGGACAAGGTTGCCTCCCCAGCCACCCTGATCAACCCATTCCGCGCCTTCTCCTTGATCAACCACACCGCCTCCTCGTTCATCGTGGGCGAGGGCGACCACGTCTGGCACCTCGCCCGCGTGGCACTTGCCATGGGCTCGGGTGTGGAGACAGAGACCGTCCCCATCGGCGGTTTCCAAGACACCGAGGTAGGAAACGTCGTCCTCTGGGACGATGAAGCAGCCTCTGGGTTGTGGGATTCCCTCAAATAG